The following are from one region of the Rosettibacter firmus genome:
- the hypF gene encoding carbamoyltransferase HypF, translating to MKTRFKIEIRGKVQGVGFRPFIYRLASIYDLKGYVCNSLPGVLIDVEGNEESLKNFISSIYTNKPEISFISGLEYSELDLIGYSEFKIIESKTDGKFNIIIPPDIAVCSECLNEMFDKNNRRYLYPFINCTNCGPRYSIIESMPYDRENTSMKIFNMCNECRAKYENPFDRRFHAEPIACPVCGPKLQLWDKNGFCLIEGNEVISYAAELILKGNIVALKGIGGFQLIVDASNSDAIKRLRVRKQRSEKPFALMFPNYNYVEEICYVSTLEKRALLSNESPIVLLKRKNIDQKIISDECAPHNPYLGIMLPYSPLHHLLMNKLNKPVVATSGNLSEEPICIENEEALIRLKNIADYFVVHNRPIVRHVDDSIVRIINNKQVILRRARGFAPLPILIDEKVSSEKEILALGSHIKNTIAIKKNNAIILSQHIGDLSTSETYNAFIKTINNLTELNKLSSNPLILCDIHPEYLSTKYGESISKNIIHIQHHYAHVAACKLENEVEGLALGISWDGTGYGLDGNIWGGEFFIVDENKAIHIGQFKTFPLPGGEIAIREPRRTLAGILFEIFNYSLNNNQLRFLLNSFTINELEIIKKAVINKINTPQTSSVGRLFDAFSSLLNICHISSYEGQAAMMLEFAADEKINESYDYEIIFKDKIIIDWQKIFLEAMSDIDNGVSKFIIAAKFHNTLANIILEVAKITNSNKVLLSGGCFQNKLLTEKTIELLSNNNIKVYCHQKIPPNDGGISAGQIAAYLLTKGKISSCSNHSIIKERIEKHVSCNTR from the coding sequence GTGAAAACAAGGTTCAAAATTGAAATAAGAGGCAAAGTACAGGGTGTTGGTTTTAGACCTTTTATTTATAGATTAGCCTCAATTTATGATTTGAAGGGATATGTATGTAATTCACTGCCTGGTGTTCTTATTGATGTAGAGGGAAATGAAGAATCACTGAAAAATTTCATTTCTTCAATTTATACTAATAAACCAGAAATTTCATTTATATCTGGACTTGAATACTCTGAATTAGATTTAATTGGTTACTCGGAGTTCAAGATAATTGAAAGTAAAACTGATGGCAAATTTAATATTATAATTCCCCCCGACATTGCTGTATGCAGTGAATGTTTGAATGAAATGTTTGATAAAAACAATCGACGATATTTATATCCCTTCATAAATTGTACAAACTGTGGTCCTCGCTATTCGATTATTGAATCAATGCCGTATGATAGAGAGAATACATCAATGAAAATTTTTAATATGTGCAACGAATGTCGTGCAAAGTATGAAAATCCTTTTGATCGAAGATTTCATGCCGAACCAATTGCCTGTCCAGTATGTGGACCAAAACTTCAACTCTGGGATAAAAATGGTTTTTGTTTGATTGAAGGGAATGAAGTAATTAGTTATGCAGCAGAATTAATTCTTAAAGGAAATATTGTTGCATTAAAAGGTATTGGTGGATTTCAATTAATTGTTGATGCTTCTAATTCAGATGCTATTAAGAGATTAAGAGTTCGTAAACAACGAAGTGAAAAACCATTTGCTCTCATGTTTCCGAATTATAATTATGTAGAAGAAATCTGTTATGTATCTACTTTAGAAAAAAGAGCTTTGCTTTCTAATGAAAGTCCAATAGTTTTATTAAAAAGAAAAAATATCGATCAAAAAATAATCTCAGATGAATGTGCACCACATAATCCATATCTCGGTATTATGTTACCTTATTCACCTTTGCATCATTTATTAATGAATAAATTAAATAAACCAGTTGTTGCAACAAGTGGAAACCTTTCTGAAGAACCAATTTGCATCGAAAATGAAGAAGCTTTAATAAGACTGAAAAATATTGCTGATTATTTCGTCGTTCATAATAGACCAATTGTAAGACATGTGGATGATTCGATTGTAAGAATTATAAATAACAAACAGGTAATTCTTAGAAGAGCAAGAGGCTTTGCACCTTTACCAATTTTAATCGATGAAAAAGTTTCATCAGAAAAAGAAATTTTGGCTTTAGGTTCACACATTAAAAATACAATAGCAATAAAAAAGAATAATGCAATTATTTTAAGTCAACATATTGGTGATTTATCAACTTCCGAAACATATAATGCATTTATTAAAACCATTAATAACTTGACAGAATTAAATAAACTTTCATCGAATCCTTTAATTTTATGTGATATTCATCCAGAATATTTATCTACTAAGTATGGAGAATCAATAAGTAAAAATATAATTCATATTCAGCATCATTATGCACATGTAGCTGCCTGTAAATTAGAAAATGAAGTTGAAGGATTAGCTCTCGGTATAAGCTGGGATGGTACTGGTTATGGACTTGATGGCAATATTTGGGGTGGAGAATTTTTTATTGTGGATGAAAACAAAGCAATCCATATAGGTCAATTCAAAACATTTCCATTGCCAGGTGGCGAAATTGCAATTCGAGAACCTCGAAGAACTCTTGCAGGAATTTTATTTGAGATTTTTAATTATTCATTGAACAATAACCAGTTAAGATTCTTATTGAATTCTTTTACAATTAACGAACTGGAAATAATTAAAAAAGCTGTTATTAATAAAATAAATACTCCACAAACTTCCAGTGTGGGAAGATTATTTGATGCTTTTTCTTCTTTGTTGAATATTTGTCATATCTCATCTTACGAAGGACAGGCCGCAATGATGCTCGAATTTGCAGCAGACGAAAAAATAAATGAAAGTTATGATTATGAAATAATATTTAAAGACAAAATTATAATCGATTGGCAAAAAATTTTTTTAGAAGCAATGAGTGATATAGATAATGGAGTAAGTAAATTTATAATTGCTGCAAAGTTTCATAATACATTGGCTAATATAATTTTGGAAGTTGCTAAGATTACTAACTCTAATAAAGTTCTATTAAGTGGTGGTTGTTTCCAGAATAAATTACTTACAGAAAAAACAATTGAGTTATTGAGTAATAATAATATAAAAGTTTATTGTCATCAAAAAATTCCACCAAATGATGGTGGTATTTCAGCTGGACAAATAGCTGCCTATTTACTTACCAAAGGTAAAATATCAAGTTGTTCAAATCATAGCATTATTAAAGAAAGGATTGAAAAACATGTGTCTTGCAATACCAGGTAG
- a CDS encoding HypC/HybG/HupF family hydrogenase formation chaperone: MCLAIPGRVISISNTDTESKIAKVDFGGVIREVCVDWIPDIKIGDYVLVHVGFALNKLDEKEAEEILNTIKNLEEN, encoded by the coding sequence ATGTGTCTTGCAATACCAGGTAGAGTAATTTCTATAAGTAACACGGATACCGAATCAAAAATAGCAAAAGTAGATTTTGGTGGTGTCATACGCGAAGTATGTGTTGATTGGATTCCAGATATTAAAATTGGAGACTATGTTTTGGTTCATGTTGGATTTGCCTTAAATAAATTGGATGAAAAAGAAGCAGAAGAGATTTTAAATACAATTAAAAACCTGGAAGAAAATTAA
- a CDS encoding isochorismatase family protein — protein sequence MRALFIVDLQNDFCPGGALPTPKGDIIIPVINKIMDKFDFVLASKDWHPENSVHFNKWPKHCIQGTYGADFPARLNTDKINKIFLKGTGDKDDGYSAFEATNENLVDYLKKNNIDEFYVTGLTAEYCVKQTVLDAIKYGFKTYVIKDGVEGIYQHEDDVENAFKDMENAGAIIITSDNIS from the coding sequence ATGAGAGCTCTATTTATAGTTGATTTACAAAATGATTTCTGCCCTGGAGGCGCACTTCCAACACCAAAAGGTGATATTATAATTCCTGTAATTAATAAAATTATGGACAAATTTGACTTTGTACTTGCATCAAAAGATTGGCATCCTGAAAATTCTGTTCACTTTAATAAATGGCCTAAACATTGTATCCAGGGAACTTATGGTGCAGATTTTCCAGCAAGATTAAATACAGATAAAATTAACAAAATATTTCTTAAAGGAACTGGTGATAAAGATGATGGTTATTCAGCATTCGAAGCCACCAATGAAAATTTAGTTGACTATCTTAAGAAAAATAATATTGATGAATTTTATGTAACTGGTTTGACAGCAGAATATTGTGTAAAGCAAACAGTTCTCGATGCTATAAAATATGGATTCAAAACTTATGTAATAAAAGATGGAGTAGAAGGAATTTATCAACACGAAGATGATGTAGAAAATGCATTTAAAGATATGGAAAATGCAGGTGCAATAATTATAACATCTGACAATATTTCATAA
- a CDS encoding hydrogenase maturation protease, which produces MKLPLIILGLGNNILGDDAAGILVAEKLGKKLKDFSLIKVESTSLGGLRIIDFLKNYNSAILIDSIRTGLKPAGYIHKFSNKDFVNSIKMVSYHNLNFSTAIEFAKKIGIPMPEEIFIYAIESKSISEFTYKISVEVKYAINKCADEIYSFVFNELKKENLQLTRV; this is translated from the coding sequence ATGAAATTACCACTAATAATTCTCGGTTTGGGCAATAATATTCTGGGAGATGATGCTGCTGGAATTTTAGTTGCAGAAAAACTTGGAAAGAAGCTAAAAGATTTTTCCCTAATTAAAGTGGAATCAACATCTTTAGGAGGATTGAGAATAATTGATTTTTTAAAAAATTATAATTCAGCAATCTTGATTGATTCTATAAGAACAGGTCTTAAACCTGCTGGCTATATTCATAAATTTTCTAATAAAGATTTTGTTAATTCGATTAAAATGGTTTCGTATCATAATCTTAATTTTTCAACTGCTATTGAGTTTGCTAAAAAAATTGGAATTCCGATGCCCGAAGAAATTTTTATTTATGCAATAGAATCAAAATCAATTAGTGAATTTACTTATAAGATATCTGTAGAAGTTAAGTATGCAATAAATAAATGTGCTGATGAAATTTATTCATTTGTGTTCAATGAATTAAAAAAAGAGAATTTACAATTAACAAGGGTATAA
- the hypD gene encoding hydrogenase formation protein HypD, whose protein sequence is MKFIDEYRNADDSKRIVDKIKNILRHNWYIMEICGGQTHTILKYRLEEILPEKITLLHGPGCPVCVTSVEFIDKAIQLSFHKDVILTSYGDMLRVPGTKYSLLYSKSIGANVKTIYSPIDALKLAKDYPDKKIIFFAIGFETTAPATASSIIQARKMGLKNFFVLCAHVLVPPAIEILLKSQLTKIDGIIAAGHVCTVMGFKEYIPIAKKYKVPIVVTGFEPNDLLLGIFMTVKQLEEGRYDVENQYKRAVREEGNMSAKKIMFDVFEVVDRKWRGIGFINNSGLKIKKEFEDMDAEKVFSLNTQIDEIDTECIAGLILQGIKKPVDCLNFARKCTPENPLGAPMVSSEGSCNAYYKFGSVKINN, encoded by the coding sequence ATGAAATTTATTGATGAATATAGAAATGCAGATGATTCAAAAAGAATTGTTGATAAAATTAAAAATATATTAAGGCATAACTGGTATATAATGGAAATTTGTGGTGGACAAACTCACACAATCTTGAAATATAGATTGGAAGAAATTCTACCAGAGAAGATTACTTTACTCCATGGTCCTGGTTGTCCTGTTTGTGTTACATCTGTAGAATTTATAGATAAAGCAATTCAACTTTCATTTCATAAAGATGTAATTTTAACTTCATATGGTGACATGCTTAGAGTTCCGGGTACTAAATATAGTCTTTTATATTCAAAATCAATTGGTGCAAATGTAAAAACTATTTATTCACCTATAGATGCATTAAAATTAGCAAAAGATTATCCCGATAAAAAAATTATATTTTTTGCAATAGGGTTCGAAACTACTGCACCAGCTACAGCAAGTTCAATTATTCAAGCAAGAAAAATGGGTCTAAAAAACTTTTTTGTTCTTTGTGCTCATGTTCTTGTGCCTCCTGCAATTGAAATTCTTCTTAAATCGCAGTTAACAAAAATAGATGGAATAATTGCCGCTGGACATGTGTGCACTGTAATGGGATTTAAGGAGTATATTCCTATTGCTAAAAAATATAAAGTACCAATTGTTGTAACAGGCTTTGAGCCAAATGATCTTCTTTTAGGAATATTTATGACAGTAAAGCAATTAGAAGAAGGTAGATATGATGTAGAAAACCAGTATAAAAGAGCTGTGCGAGAAGAGGGAAATATGAGTGCAAAAAAAATAATGTTTGATGTCTTTGAAGTTGTTGATAGAAAATGGAGAGGAATTGGATTTATTAATAATAGCGGCTTAAAAATAAAAAAAGAGTTTGAAGATATGGATGCAGAAAAAGTATTTTCATTAAATACACAGATAGACGAGATAGATACTGAATGCATTGCAGGATTAATTCTACAGGGAATTAAAAAGCCTGTTGATTGTTTGAACTTTGCAAGAAAATGTACACCAGAAAATCCATTGGGAGCTCCAATGGTTTCTTCTGAAGGATCGTGTAATGCATATTATAAATTTGGCTCAGTAAAAATTAACAATTAA
- a CDS encoding sigma-54 interaction domain-containing protein, with product MEVERNIIIGKNKKILEIIDKIDKIAQSDCSILLIGETGVGKELFAEYIHKKSNRSHYPLVKVSLSTLPPNLIESELFGYEKGAFTGSLYEKKGLFEIADKGTIYLDDIDDFPLELQPKLLRVIENKEIKRIGAQNSIPLDIRLITSSKIDLSKLVTQEKFRMDLFFRINVFPIEIPPLRERKDDIPLLVDYFLKLYEPNKPIEISEAALEALQNYSWPGNVRELKNIIQRIVLFTDGKVTLDVLPNEIKQKQHFDNFIRRCISCFENKKMNFEEVIKCVETQLLQQALKISEGNRTHAARLLGLSLSTLRDKLKKYNLD from the coding sequence ATGGAAGTTGAAAGAAACATAATTATTGGTAAGAACAAAAAAATTTTAGAAATCATCGATAAAATCGATAAGATAGCTCAAAGTGATTGCTCTATACTATTGATTGGTGAAACAGGAGTTGGTAAAGAATTATTTGCCGAATATATTCATAAAAAAAGTAATCGCAGTCACTATCCTCTTGTTAAAGTATCTCTTTCTACATTACCTCCCAATCTAATTGAAAGTGAATTGTTTGGTTATGAAAAAGGTGCTTTTACTGGTTCACTCTACGAAAAAAAAGGACTATTTGAAATCGCAGACAAAGGAACAATTTATCTTGATGATATTGACGACTTCCCCCTCGAACTTCAACCAAAATTGTTAAGAGTAATTGAAAATAAAGAAATAAAAAGAATTGGTGCACAAAATTCTATACCATTAGATATAAGATTAATTACTTCATCTAAAATTGATTTAAGTAAACTTGTAACTCAAGAAAAATTTCGTATGGATTTATTCTTTAGAATAAATGTCTTCCCAATTGAAATACCACCATTAAGAGAAAGAAAAGACGATATCCCTTTGCTGGTTGATTATTTTTTGAAACTTTATGAACCAAATAAACCAATTGAAATTTCCGAAGCAGCACTCGAAGCTCTTCAGAATTATTCATGGCCTGGTAATGTGAGGGAATTGAAAAATATAATCCAGAGAATTGTATTATTTACCGATGGAAAAGTTACTCTCGATGTGCTACCAAACGAAATAAAACAAAAGCAACATTTTGATAATTTTATTAGAAGATGTATTTCATGTTTTGAAAATAAAAAGATGAATTTTGAAGAAGTGATTAAATGTGTTGAAACTCAACTATTACAGCAAGCACTTAAAATTTCGGAAGGCAATAGAACTCACGCAGCAAGACTTCTTGGATTGAGTCTTTCTACTTTGAGGGATAAATTAAAAAAGTATAATCTTGATTAA
- a CDS encoding DUF488 domain-containing protein encodes MIKIKRVYDKPSDDDGFRILVDRLWARGLKKEKAKVDLWLKDIAPSNELRKWYSHDHKKWELFKEKYKKELSGKEDLLKQIKKLEKEHKTITLLFSSKELKLNNARALSEIIEDIYD; translated from the coding sequence ATGATAAAAATTAAACGTGTTTACGATAAGCCATCTGATGATGATGGATTTAGAATTCTTGTTGATAGACTCTGGGCAAGAGGATTAAAAAAAGAAAAAGCAAAAGTCGATTTATGGCTAAAAGATATTGCACCAAGTAATGAATTAAGAAAATGGTATTCGCATGACCATAAAAAGTGGGAATTATTTAAAGAAAAATATAAGAAAGAACTTTCTGGAAAAGAGGATTTATTGAAGCAAATAAAAAAATTAGAAAAAGAACATAAAACTATAACACTTCTTTTTTCTTCAAAAGAACTAAAACTAAATAATGCTCGAGCACTTTCAGAAATAATAGAAGATATATATGATTAA
- a CDS encoding cupin domain-containing protein, giving the protein MTENIQKQKLIEAIAFQEGSIVSKQIIKNQCGNLTLFAFDKDESLSEHTSPYNAFVYLIEGEMEIKIGDEIYNITTGEMIVMPANIPHGLKALQKSKMLLVMIK; this is encoded by the coding sequence ATGACAGAAAATATTCAGAAGCAAAAATTGATTGAAGCCATTGCATTTCAAGAAGGTTCAATTGTCAGCAAACAAATAATTAAAAATCAATGTGGTAATCTTACACTATTTGCATTTGATAAAGACGAATCACTTTCTGAGCATACATCACCATATAATGCTTTTGTTTATTTAATAGAAGGAGAAATGGAAATTAAGATTGGAGACGAAATTTATAACATAACAACTGGAGAAATGATAGTTATGCCAGCAAATATTCCACATGGTTTAAAAGCATTACAAAAGTCGAAGATGCTTCTGGTGATGATTAAATAA
- the hypB gene encoding hydrogenase nickel incorporation protein HypB — MSIKVVERKILEKNDIVAQSNRKAFEEKNIFAINMLSSPGSGKTSLIERMIEFLRNKIRIAVIEGDLQTKLDAERIEKYGVPVTQIITNGACHLDAILVKEAFLKLCDYDFDILIIENVGNLVCPAGFDLGENIKVIILSTTEGDDKPLKYPLAFLKSSALVINKIDLLPYINSSIEVIKNNALSINPRLKIFETSCTENIGVENLCEWILNIKSENKVQN; from the coding sequence ATGAGTATAAAAGTTGTTGAAAGAAAAATTTTAGAAAAGAACGATATTGTAGCACAGTCAAACAGAAAAGCATTTGAAGAAAAAAATATTTTTGCAATTAATATGCTGAGTTCTCCAGGTTCAGGGAAAACAAGTTTAATAGAAAGAATGATAGAATTCCTTCGTAATAAAATCAGGATTGCAGTTATTGAGGGAGACCTTCAAACAAAACTGGATGCAGAAAGAATTGAAAAATATGGAGTACCAGTTACACAGATAATAACAAATGGTGCCTGTCATCTTGATGCAATTTTGGTTAAAGAAGCTTTCTTAAAATTATGCGATTATGATTTTGATATTTTGATTATAGAAAATGTTGGTAATCTTGTATGTCCAGCAGGTTTTGATCTTGGTGAAAATATTAAAGTTATTATACTGAGCACTACCGAAGGAGATGATAAACCACTAAAATATCCATTAGCCTTCTTGAAATCTTCCGCATTAGTTATAAATAAAATAGATTTATTGCCATATATAAATTCTTCAATTGAAGTAATAAAAAATAATGCATTATCCATAAACCCGAGATTAAAAATTTTTGAAACTTCCTGTACTGAGAACATTGGTGTTGAAAATTTGTGTGAGTGGATTTTAAATATAAAAAGTGAAAACAAGGTTCAAAATTGA
- the hypE gene encoding hydrogenase expression/formation protein HypE has protein sequence MNEQININSCPVPQTEYDRILMAHGGGGKFSKNLLEQYIYPLFDNEILSQKHDSAIFEISNTKFAFTTDSFVVNPIYFPGGDIGKLAVYGTVNDLSVAGAKPVFISLSFIIEEGFPIEDFKKILLSIKQATEIADVKIITGDTKVVEKGSCDKIFINTTGIGIIENQIEINPSKCKAGDKIILSGSIGEHGISILVSRNNFELETNIESDTAPLNSLVEKIINVSKNIHMMRDPTRGGLSSCLNEIAQSAKVGMLIYEDKIRIREDVKSICELLGLDPLYVANEGKLVVIVDSKDADLVLNTMRQHPLGKDSQIIGELIEDQFNLVYMKTIIGTTRIVDMISGEQLPRIC, from the coding sequence ATGAACGAACAAATTAATATTAATAGTTGTCCAGTTCCCCAAACTGAATACGATAGAATATTAATGGCTCATGGTGGTGGAGGAAAATTCAGTAAAAATTTATTGGAACAATATATTTATCCGCTCTTTGATAATGAAATACTATCACAAAAACATGATAGTGCAATATTTGAAATTTCGAATACGAAATTTGCATTTACAACTGATTCATTTGTTGTTAATCCAATTTATTTCCCCGGAGGCGACATTGGCAAACTCGCTGTTTATGGCACAGTAAACGACCTATCTGTAGCTGGTGCAAAACCAGTATTTATTTCTTTATCATTTATTATCGAAGAAGGATTCCCAATTGAAGATTTCAAAAAAATTTTATTATCAATTAAACAGGCAACTGAAATTGCTGATGTTAAAATTATAACGGGCGATACAAAAGTAGTTGAAAAAGGTAGTTGCGATAAAATTTTCATTAATACAACCGGTATAGGTATTATAGAAAATCAAATCGAAATAAATCCTTCTAAATGTAAAGCAGGAGATAAAATTATTTTAAGTGGAAGTATTGGTGAACATGGAATTTCAATTTTAGTATCAAGAAACAATTTTGAATTGGAAACAAATATTGAGAGTGATACAGCTCCATTAAATTCCTTGGTTGAAAAAATTATTAATGTTAGTAAAAATATTCATATGATGCGTGATCCAACACGAGGAGGATTATCAAGTTGTTTGAATGAAATTGCTCAATCTGCAAAAGTGGGAATGCTTATTTATGAAGATAAAATTAGAATTAGAGAGGATGTAAAAAGCATTTGTGAATTGCTGGGACTCGATCCTTTGTATGTTGCTAACGAAGGAAAACTTGTTGTTATTGTTGATTCAAAGGATGCAGATTTAGTATTAAATACAATGCGGCAACACCCTTTAGGAAAAGACTCCCAAATTATTGGCGAATTAATTGAAGACCAATTTAATCTTGTTTATATGAAAACTATTATTGGAACAACAAGAATAGTAGACATGATTTCAGGTGAACAACTGCCAAGAATCTGTTAA
- the hypA gene encoding hydrogenase maturation nickel metallochaperone HypA yields the protein MHELSIAQEIIEISEQYLPQENTVPVKSVKLKIGKLSNVCVDSLQFCFKLLTENSSLRNAELIVQIIPVRIKCSQCNKEVELEENIICCPDCGSYDVSIINGLELYIDELELDDEMELNK from the coding sequence ATGCATGAATTAAGCATTGCTCAGGAGATAATAGAAATTTCTGAACAATATCTCCCCCAAGAAAATACTGTTCCCGTAAAATCTGTTAAGCTAAAAATTGGAAAGCTGAGCAATGTTTGTGTTGATTCTTTGCAATTTTGTTTTAAACTGTTGACAGAAAACTCATCCTTGAGAAATGCTGAGCTGATAGTTCAGATTATACCTGTTAGAATAAAATGCTCTCAATGTAATAAAGAAGTTGAATTAGAAGAGAATATTATTTGCTGTCCCGATTGCGGTTCGTATGATGTAAGTATAATAAATGGCTTAGAACTTTATATTGATGAATTAGAATTAGATGATGAAATGGAGTTGAATAAATGA
- a CDS encoding urease accessory protein UreH domain-containing protein — protein sequence MNNSLLFLSITTAFVGFSHTVLGPDHYLPFIAIAKSRNWSLKKTIFITFLCGIGHILSSVIISFIGIIFGFALNSLKIIDSIRAEIAAWLLICFGLIYFLLGIKKCWRKKSKIVVDNYHSNLDVIKTKNNFEEKLDKKNVTAWILFIIFIFGPCESLIPLLLYPSIQNNLFAIIIITLIFSITTIGTMLIIVITIYSGLSLIKLESLEKYSFIAAGFLILICGLAIEFLGL from the coding sequence ATGAATAATTCATTATTATTTCTCTCAATTACAACTGCCTTTGTAGGTTTTTCTCACACAGTTTTAGGACCAGATCATTATCTTCCTTTTATAGCAATTGCAAAATCAAGAAATTGGTCATTAAAAAAGACAATCTTTATAACTTTTTTATGTGGTATAGGTCATATTCTTAGCTCTGTGATTATTAGTTTCATTGGAATAATATTTGGGTTTGCCCTGAACAGTCTAAAAATAATTGACTCAATTCGTGCAGAAATTGCAGCATGGTTATTAATATGCTTTGGATTAATTTATTTTTTATTGGGTATAAAAAAATGCTGGAGAAAAAAATCTAAAATAGTGGTTGATAATTATCATTCTAACCTGGATGTGATTAAAACAAAAAATAATTTTGAAGAAAAACTTGATAAGAAAAATGTTACAGCATGGATACTCTTTATTATTTTCATATTTGGTCCCTGTGAAAGTTTAATCCCTCTTTTACTTTATCCTTCTATACAAAACAATTTGTTTGCAATAATAATTATCACGTTAATATTCTCAATTACAACTATTGGAACAATGTTAATCATAGTGATAACAATATACTCAGGTTTGTCACTAATAAAACTGGAAAGTTTAGAAAAATACTCTTTTATAGCTGCTGGCTTTTTAATACTTATTTGTGGATTAGCCATTGAATTCTTGGGATTATAA